One Sodalis praecaptivus DNA segment encodes these proteins:
- a CDS encoding 5' nucleotidase, NT5C type produces MARIAVDMDEVIADFNKKFINSFNHQFGKTISLTDLHGRSAQKRWPELASDIDLLIGQADFFSDLPVMPDSQEVLARMNEKHEIFITTAAMEFPLSFNAKFEWLKTHFPFISPMNIVFCGSKSILNADYLIDDNCRHFRGFCGEGILFTAPHNIHMEGYKRVRNWQEVGELFL; encoded by the coding sequence ATGGCCAGAATTGCTGTAGACATGGATGAAGTTATCGCTGATTTCAATAAGAAGTTTATCAACTCATTTAATCATCAATTCGGAAAGACTATTTCGTTAACGGATTTGCACGGACGATCGGCACAAAAACGCTGGCCGGAATTGGCCAGTGATATCGATCTGCTGATCGGACAGGCAGATTTTTTTTCAGACCTGCCGGTGATGCCGGACAGCCAGGAAGTTCTGGCGCGGATGAACGAAAAACATGAGATATTTATCACCACGGCGGCAATGGAATTCCCGCTTTCATTCAACGCAAAATTCGAGTGGTTGAAAACGCATTTCCCATTCATTAGCCCCATGAATATTGTCTTCTGCGGCAGTAAAAGTATCCTCAATGCAGATTATCTGATTGATGATAACTGCCGCCATTTCCGCGGGTTCTGCGGTGAGGGCATTCTTTTTACTGCCCCGCATAATATCCATATGGAAGGGTATAAACGCGTGCGTAACTGGCAGGAGGTGGGCGAGTTGTTTCTATAA
- a CDS encoding VOC family protein, producing the protein MRTQKRCMGYVAVVVDDYDRAIAYYTDKLGFTLVEDTPQPGKRWVVVTPNPESDCNILLARAANEIQESFIGNQCGGRVFLFLQTDNFWRDYNAMKAKGVKFCQEPREEEYGTVVVFEDLFGNRWDLYQNKQN; encoded by the coding sequence ATGAGAACGCAGAAGCGCTGCATGGGGTATGTGGCGGTTGTGGTTGATGACTACGATCGTGCCATTGCCTATTACACCGACAAACTCGGCTTTACCCTCGTTGAGGATACACCGCAGCCTGGGAAACGCTGGGTAGTGGTTACCCCGAACCCGGAAAGCGACTGCAACATTCTACTGGCACGCGCTGCAAACGAAATACAGGAAAGCTTTATCGGCAACCAGTGTGGCGGGCGAGTATTCTTGTTCCTTCAGACCGATAATTTCTGGCGCGACTACAACGCCATGAAAGCAAAAGGGGTTAAGTTTTGCCAGGAGCCACGGGAAGAGGAGTACGGTACGGTGGTGGTATTTGAAGACCTCTTTGGCAACCGCTGGGATCTCTACCAGAACAAACAAAATTAA
- the mtfA gene encoding DgsA anti-repressor MtfA, protein MIKWPWRSTHTASSDETNWDQALSIPLFSPLSVNEQQKLVALAKKFLRQKKLVPLQTLELHAQQRARIALLFSLPVLELGLEWLDGFHEVLIYPAPFVVADSWQDDFGLVHQGEVVHSGQSWDQGPVVLNWLEIQDSFDLSGFNLVIHETAHKLDLRNAGVVNGVPLIPLREVARWEQLLHGAMADLQDEVELVGEDAASMDAYAASDPAECFAVLSEYFFSSPELLAERFGDLYGCFVRFYRQDPLSRLIALRAGRRQEARSLTQAPD, encoded by the coding sequence ATGATCAAATGGCCATGGCGAAGCACGCATACCGCCAGCTCAGATGAAACGAACTGGGATCAGGCGCTATCCATCCCGCTATTTAGCCCGCTCTCGGTCAATGAGCAGCAAAAATTGGTGGCGCTGGCAAAGAAATTTCTGCGGCAAAAGAAACTCGTTCCCTTGCAGACACTGGAATTGCATGCCCAGCAGCGGGCGCGCATTGCGCTGTTATTTTCCTTACCGGTGCTTGAGTTGGGGCTGGAATGGTTGGACGGCTTCCATGAAGTATTGATCTACCCGGCGCCCTTCGTGGTGGCCGATAGCTGGCAGGATGATTTTGGCCTGGTACACCAGGGCGAGGTGGTTCATTCCGGGCAAAGCTGGGATCAAGGCCCGGTGGTCCTCAACTGGCTCGAAATTCAGGATTCCTTTGATTTGTCGGGTTTCAATTTGGTTATCCATGAAACCGCTCACAAACTCGATTTACGTAACGCGGGCGTCGTCAATGGCGTGCCACTTATCCCGTTACGGGAGGTCGCCCGCTGGGAACAGCTGCTCCATGGCGCCATGGCGGACCTACAGGATGAGGTTGAGCTAGTTGGGGAAGACGCGGCCAGCATGGATGCCTATGCCGCAAGCGACCCTGCGGAGTGCTTTGCCGTATTGTCGGAATACTTTTTCAGCTCTCCCGAACTGCTGGCGGAGCGATTCGGCGATCTTTATGGCTGTTTCGTCCGCTTTTACCGCCAGGACCCGCTTTCAAGGCTCATCGCCTTGCGCGCCGGTCGCAGGCAGGAGGCGCGCAGCCTGACCCAGGCGCCGGATTAA
- a CDS encoding glycosyltransferase family 25 protein, with protein MKVFIINLKASPKRRQCIEYQCQHYSLDYEFIEAINGHLLSGEDIMQHTRRINYATRPGEIGCALSHIHIYRLICERGLKQALILEDDAKLTPEAISLLPQLALCDIPSKPLLTLLTASCQYLKKPIQALDKTHCLHRVVDAAMTHGYIINRTAARNMAAGLYPVWMVADKFSIFQDYAFCQVRAVVPPVILHSIHAAQSHISITPKPDAARNAIWQSLKARAPWKVKCKHLLWGLLVRPFLSIVKQR; from the coding sequence GTGAAAGTTTTCATCATCAATCTCAAGGCATCACCCAAACGCCGTCAATGTATTGAATACCAGTGCCAACATTACTCTCTTGATTATGAGTTTATCGAAGCCATAAATGGCCATCTGCTTAGCGGCGAGGACATTATGCAACATACACGTAGAATCAATTATGCCACCCGTCCGGGTGAAATTGGTTGCGCCCTTAGCCACATCCATATCTATCGCCTCATTTGCGAGCGTGGGCTTAAGCAGGCGTTAATCCTTGAGGATGACGCAAAGCTTACCCCGGAAGCCATTTCGCTTCTCCCCCAACTAGCGCTGTGCGATATTCCCAGCAAGCCGCTGTTAACGCTGCTGACCGCCAGCTGTCAATACCTAAAAAAACCGATTCAGGCATTGGATAAGACCCACTGTCTGCATAGGGTAGTTGATGCCGCGATGACGCACGGTTACATCATCAATCGCACGGCCGCGCGCAACATGGCGGCGGGCCTCTATCCGGTATGGATGGTGGCCGACAAATTTTCCATTTTTCAGGATTACGCCTTTTGTCAGGTACGTGCCGTAGTGCCGCCGGTCATTTTGCATAGCATCCATGCAGCTCAGTCACACATCAGTATTACCCCCAAACCTGACGCGGCGCGCAATGCCATTTGGCAATCATTAAAAGCGCGGGCGCCGTGGAAGGTTAAATGCAAACATCTGCTTTGGGGTCTGCTGGTACGGCCTTTTTTGTCCATCGTAAAACAGCGATAA
- a CDS encoding DUF1090 domain-containing protein, whose product MKTILPYLAMIGALMILPGQRALAASGCAAKQQSVQTQLSHARAQGNAARAEGLEKALAEITAHCRDDQLQADRERHIADKKNKLAQRQHELTQAQQTGNSDKIRKKQKKVTRAQQELEEAQSALKQ is encoded by the coding sequence GTGAAAACGATACTCCCCTATCTGGCGATGATTGGCGCTTTGATGATATTACCGGGACAACGTGCGCTGGCGGCAAGCGGTTGCGCGGCAAAACAGCAGTCTGTGCAGACACAGCTTTCCCATGCCCGCGCTCAAGGCAACGCGGCGCGGGCGGAAGGTCTGGAAAAGGCGCTGGCTGAGATTACCGCCCATTGTCGCGATGACCAGCTACAGGCAGACCGCGAGCGCCACATTGCCGACAAGAAAAACAAGCTGGCGCAACGGCAGCACGAACTAACGCAAGCTCAGCAAACAGGTAATAGCGATAAGATTCGCAAAAAACAGAAAAAAGTCACACGTGCTCAACAAGAACTTGAAGAAGCACAATCGGCATTAAAGCAGTAA
- a CDS encoding cation diffusion facilitator family transporter: MIAKLPKKRLTRIASLVSLGVALTLVCIKVWAWLETGSIALLTSAADGLVDVLASMVTLVGVYYAQRPADRGHRFGHGKAEAIAAFVQAMLLAAAGVALGIESVSRLITPQALAAQGLGIIVIVVSTLCASLLVTMQTLVVKYTQSTAIAADRAHYITDIAVNIAVLCALVLEHQFGWIRADASGALAISCYMVWNARGMIRAAMLQLLDRELDSADRRRITAAALSCPGVEGVHDLRTRNGGDRVFVELHVEVDGQLTVDAGHAICDNAEAAVRALFSVAEVSAHLEPAGIADERLDDLIK, from the coding sequence ATGATTGCTAAGCTGCCTAAAAAACGCCTGACGCGTATCGCCTCGTTGGTGTCGCTTGGTGTGGCGTTAACGTTGGTTTGCATCAAAGTTTGGGCATGGCTAGAAACGGGCTCCATTGCATTACTGACCTCGGCGGCGGATGGTTTAGTCGATGTATTGGCGTCAATGGTCACGCTGGTGGGGGTATATTATGCACAGCGGCCTGCGGATCGCGGCCATCGTTTCGGCCACGGTAAAGCGGAAGCCATAGCCGCGTTTGTGCAGGCAATGCTGTTGGCGGCGGCCGGCGTCGCGCTCGGGATAGAGTCTGTCAGCCGACTCATTACCCCGCAGGCGCTTGCCGCGCAGGGATTGGGCATTATTGTGATTGTCGTCAGTACCCTCTGCGCTAGCTTGCTGGTGACCATGCAAACGCTGGTGGTGAAATACACCCAGTCGACGGCAATCGCCGCCGATCGCGCGCATTACATCACCGATATCGCGGTGAATATTGCGGTGCTCTGCGCGCTGGTCCTCGAGCATCAGTTTGGCTGGATCAGGGCAGACGCCAGCGGTGCGCTGGCCATTTCCTGCTACATGGTTTGGAATGCTCGCGGCATGATCCGTGCCGCTATGCTGCAATTGCTTGACCGCGAGCTTGATAGCGCCGATCGCCGTCGCATTACCGCCGCGGCACTGAGTTGTCCCGGAGTGGAAGGGGTTCATGACCTGCGTACCCGCAACGGCGGAGATCGGGTATTTGTCGAGCTGCATGTAGAAGTGGATGGGCAGTTGACCGTCGATGCGGGTCACGCCATTTGCGATAATGCGGAAGCGGCAGTCAGGGCACTGTTCAGCGTAGCGGAGGTTTCCGCACATCTTGAGCCGGCCGGGATTGCGGACGAACGACTCGATGATCTTATCAAATAG